The Flavobacterium sp. HJ-32-4 genome contains a region encoding:
- a CDS encoding ATP-dependent RecD-like DNA helicase has translation MLSRDFYRLLRQTFPFEPTVKQDLFFQMMAEFATSDREEIFVLKGYAGTGKTTLVSALVEALPHIRRRFVLLAPTGRAAKVIANYSGQPAQTIHRKIYYPKKGASGGVRFTLMPNTHVNTIFFVDEASMISDAGTENSGSLLDDLVEYVYTGDGCKLLLLGDTAQLPPVGMEVSPALDIRSLQRSYGMDVKHIELDEVMRQAQDSGILYNATEFREQLEAEFYEELRFQLSGFKDVIRLTDGYDIQDAITQAYGQYSIEDTAFIVRSNKRANQYNQQIRMRILDKESELSTGDYLMVVKNNYFWLPAESQAGFIANGDIIEVLEIFRIQELYGFTFAKVKVRMIDYPDQLPLETILLLDTTRSESPALTYDESNRLYQAVLEDYEDERAQYRKLQKVKQNPYFNALQVKFSYAITCHKAQGGQWDTVFIEQPYLPEGPNADYLRWLYTAVTRAQRRLYLIGFGEEFFGGG, from the coding sequence ATGCTATCCCGTGATTTTTACCGGCTGCTACGACAGACGTTCCCCTTTGAACCGACGGTGAAACAAGACCTGTTTTTCCAGATGATGGCGGAGTTCGCTACGTCCGACCGCGAGGAGATTTTCGTACTGAAAGGCTACGCCGGAACAGGTAAAACGACACTGGTGTCGGCCCTTGTGGAAGCACTGCCCCACATCCGGCGACGGTTTGTGCTACTGGCCCCTACGGGTCGTGCGGCTAAGGTCATCGCGAATTACTCGGGCCAACCGGCGCAGACCATTCACCGAAAAATCTATTACCCGAAGAAGGGCGCGAGTGGGGGCGTACGGTTTACCCTGATGCCGAACACGCATGTCAATACCATTTTCTTCGTCGACGAGGCATCGATGATCTCCGACGCTGGGACCGAAAACAGCGGTTCCCTGCTCGACGACCTGGTCGAATATGTTTACACAGGTGACGGTTGCAAGCTCTTGTTATTGGGCGATACGGCCCAGTTGCCCCCGGTGGGGATGGAGGTGTCACCGGCACTCGATATCCGTTCGTTACAGCGGAGTTATGGAATGGACGTAAAGCACATCGAACTCGATGAGGTGATGCGGCAGGCTCAAGACTCGGGGATTCTGTACAACGCGACGGAATTCCGCGAACAACTGGAAGCCGAATTCTATGAGGAATTACGTTTCCAACTCTCCGGTTTTAAGGACGTCATCCGGCTGACCGATGGCTACGACATACAGGATGCCATCACGCAGGCCTACGGGCAATACAGTATCGAAGACACGGCTTTCATCGTCCGGTCAAACAAGCGCGCAAACCAATACAACCAGCAAATCCGGATGCGCATTCTCGACAAGGAAAGCGAACTGTCGACGGGTGACTACCTCATGGTCGTCAAAAACAACTACTTCTGGCTTCCGGCCGAATCTCAGGCGGGCTTCATCGCGAATGGCGACATCATAGAGGTGTTGGAGATTTTTCGCATACAGGAACTCTACGGCTTCACCTTCGCGAAGGTCAAGGTGCGGATGATCGATTATCCCGACCAACTGCCACTCGAAACCATCCTGTTACTCGATACAACCCGCAGCGAGTCGCCGGCCCTGACCTACGATGAGTCGAACCGCCTGTATCAGGCCGTGTTGGAAGATTACGAAGACGAACGCGCACAGTACCGCAAGCTCCAGAAAGTAAAGCAAAACCCCTATTTCAACGCGTTGCAGGTTAAGTTCTCGTATGCGATCACGTGCCACAAAGCCCAGGGTGGCCAGTGGGACACGGTATTCATCGAACAGCCCTACCTGCCTGAAGGACCCAACGCCGATTACCTGCGGTGGCTCTACACGGCCGTCACACGCGCCCAGCGCAGGTTGTATCTGATTGGGTTTGGGGAGGAGTTTTTTGGAGGTGGTTGA
- a CDS encoding DUF3822 family protein — MSDITTKTYRKLALRVGNDGFSFAVTDTLSRRVTAFERVDFPASAAIGSPEKTEGHYWDAFVRHPELVRPYDEVVVLHDNPLNTFVPEPLFDEEAAAGYLQYGTRVFATDTFAHDLLQPQGMVNVYIPYAHINNYLLDQFESFDYRHSASVLVPRLLDLSRNDYSRQVFAHFSEALVEIVVAQNGQLLFYNVFDFVSPEDFLYYLLFAAEQLSLNPEEFQLRLLGDVTDASPLFSIAYRYVRNVSLLDTSPLSDLTGVDAAAARRHFIVFQA, encoded by the coding sequence ATGTCTGACATCACCACCAAGACGTACCGGAAACTCGCGCTTCGTGTAGGCAACGACGGTTTTTCGTTTGCGGTGACCGATACCCTTTCGCGCCGGGTGACGGCCTTCGAGCGTGTCGATTTTCCTGCCTCAGCGGCTATTGGATCGCCTGAGAAAACCGAAGGCCATTATTGGGACGCGTTTGTGCGCCATCCGGAGTTGGTACGCCCGTATGACGAAGTGGTCGTACTGCATGATAATCCGTTGAATACCTTCGTGCCCGAACCGCTGTTCGACGAAGAAGCGGCCGCGGGGTACCTGCAATACGGCACCCGGGTGTTCGCGACCGATACCTTCGCCCATGACCTATTGCAGCCACAGGGCATGGTGAATGTCTACATCCCCTACGCGCATATTAACAACTACCTGCTCGATCAATTTGAGTCGTTCGACTACCGCCATTCGGCCAGTGTGCTCGTGCCGCGGTTGTTGGATTTGTCGCGTAATGACTACAGCCGGCAGGTATTCGCACACTTTTCAGAGGCCTTGGTCGAAATTGTCGTGGCACAGAACGGACAGTTGCTGTTTTACAACGTCTTCGACTTTGTCTCTCCCGAAGACTTTCTGTACTACCTTCTGTTCGCAGCCGAGCAGTTGTCGCTGAACCCCGAAGAATTCCAGCTACGTTTATTGGGCGATGTGACCGATGCCTCTCCCCTGTTTTCCATCGCCTACCGCTATGTACGGAATGTATCATTGCTCGACACTTCGCCCCTGTCTGATCTGACCGGCGTGGACGCTGCAGCGGCCCGTCGTCACTTTATCGTATTCCAGGCATGA
- a CDS encoding RsmD family RNA methyltransferase, protein MRIISGKYRGRRLTVPKNLPVRPTTDMNRETLFNILNNYYDFPGLRVLDLFAGTGGVSYEFASRGAEIITAVDQNAGCARFIRQTASELDVPIEVVQGDAFKFLEKSRLEYDVIFADPFYDLAQDDFEKIHRLIFENGLLSAEGMFILEHSKQTSLEHLDHFSFSRKYGSTVFSFFEFEEEEELSNGATE, encoded by the coding sequence ATGAGGATCATTTCCGGAAAATACCGCGGGCGACGGCTGACTGTGCCGAAAAACCTTCCGGTGCGGCCGACGACCGATATGAACCGGGAGACCCTGTTCAATATCCTTAATAATTATTACGATTTCCCCGGCTTGCGTGTACTCGACCTGTTTGCGGGCACCGGGGGCGTCAGCTATGAATTTGCCTCAAGGGGTGCCGAAATCATCACAGCAGTGGACCAAAACGCTGGCTGTGCGCGTTTCATCCGGCAAACGGCTTCCGAACTGGATGTGCCGATTGAGGTGGTGCAGGGCGACGCGTTTAAATTCCTTGAAAAAAGCCGACTGGAATACGATGTGATCTTTGCCGATCCGTTTTACGACCTCGCGCAGGACGACTTTGAGAAAATCCACCGCCTCATTTTTGAAAACGGACTGCTGTCGGCGGAAGGGATGTTCATCCTCGAACATTCCAAACAAACCTCGCTTGAACACCTCGACCATTTTTCCTTCAGTCGGAAGTATGGGAGTACCGTGTTTTCGTTCTTCGAATTCGAGGAAGAAGAGGAACTGAGTAATGGAGCAACTGAGTAA
- a CDS encoding DNA topoisomerase IB, which translates to MNRRPSQLLKIGRDGVLTARTVGLRYAGCGDQGIFRKGTPGAFHYVDHDGRRIRDTATLERIRRLVLPPAWRDVWISPFENGHLQATGIDLRGRKQYRYHSDWNAVRNESKFFRISQFASCLPALRDQVERDLKRHGMPYEKVVALVVKLMETTHIRIGNKAYKRLYGSFGLTTLHDRHVRTDGSDMTFAFNGKKGVKHEIALDDPRLMRLVVKCREIPGHELFQYYDHEGRHHSIGSADVNNYLKQVTGEDFTAKDFRLWAGTVRALEAFLECEPPASEADCKRKVATVLEQVARKLGNTRTVCRKYYVHPTVIASFESGSIGKYRPTAHTGRLAPTERALVKLLDNEETAGRKKKENIPGSHRQLPRRVSDAGINRV; encoded by the coding sequence ATGAACCGTCGGCCATCCCAACTTCTGAAAATCGGACGCGATGGGGTGCTGACAGCGCGTACGGTCGGACTCCGCTACGCCGGTTGTGGTGACCAGGGCATCTTTCGCAAGGGAACGCCCGGTGCCTTTCATTATGTCGACCACGACGGCCGCCGGATACGCGATACCGCCACCCTCGAACGCATCCGGCGACTGGTACTCCCTCCAGCCTGGCGGGACGTTTGGATCTCGCCCTTTGAGAACGGCCACCTGCAGGCGACGGGTATCGATTTGCGCGGCCGCAAACAATACCGCTACCATTCCGACTGGAACGCCGTCCGCAACGAATCGAAGTTTTTTCGGATCAGCCAGTTTGCCTCCTGCCTGCCTGCCCTGCGCGACCAGGTCGAACGCGACCTGAAGCGACACGGCATGCCTTATGAGAAAGTAGTGGCACTTGTAGTGAAACTCATGGAAACCACCCACATCCGCATTGGCAACAAAGCCTATAAACGGTTGTATGGCTCGTTCGGACTGACCACCCTTCACGACCGCCACGTGCGCACCGACGGCTCCGACATGACCTTCGCCTTCAACGGCAAAAAAGGCGTAAAGCACGAGATTGCACTCGACGACCCGCGGCTGATGCGACTGGTGGTAAAGTGCCGCGAAATTCCCGGACACGAACTGTTCCAATATTACGACCACGAAGGCCGACACCACTCAATCGGGTCGGCTGACGTGAACAACTATTTGAAACAAGTGACGGGCGAGGACTTCACCGCCAAGGACTTCCGTCTTTGGGCCGGTACCGTGCGGGCTCTGGAAGCCTTCCTCGAATGCGAGCCTCCCGCTTCTGAAGCCGATTGCAAGCGGAAAGTAGCCACCGTGCTCGAGCAGGTCGCCCGAAAGTTAGGAAATACGCGTACCGTTTGCCGGAAATACTACGTACACCCTACGGTAATCGCGTCATTCGAAAGCGGATCCATCGGGAAATACCGGCCAACGGCGCATACCGGACGCCTGGCACCTACCGAACGGGCGTTAGTTAAACTTCTGGATAACGAAGAAACCGCAGGTCGGAAAAAAAAAGAGAACATTCCTGGCAGCCATCGTCAACTACCACGACGCGTCTCAGACGCAGGCATCAATAGGGTGTAA
- the dnaX gene encoding DNA polymerase III subunit gamma/tau, translated as MEQFIVSARKYRPQTFKDVVGQQAITNTLLNAIETNHLGSALLFTGPRGVGKTTCARILARKINQPGYDDPNEDFTFNVFELDAASNNSVDDIRNLIDQVRIPPQTGQYKVYIIDEVHMLSSAAFNAFLKTLEEPPKHAIFILATTEKHKILPTILSRCQIFDFRRITVQDAKEHLADVAKSQGVTFEDDALHIIAQKADGAMRDALSIFDRVVSYCGNHLTRQAVAENLNVLDYETYVRVTDLILANRIPDLLLAYNDVLARGFDGHHFIAGLASHFRDLLVCQTPSTLPLLEAGEAAQRLYAAQCQKADARTWLTFIDIANDCDLKYKTSQNQRLLVELCLMQLASVTFDGEKKKLTGI; from the coding sequence ATGGAACAGTTCATCGTATCAGCCCGGAAATACCGCCCGCAGACCTTCAAGGACGTGGTCGGACAACAGGCTATTACGAACACCCTACTGAACGCCATCGAAACCAACCACTTGGGTTCGGCCCTATTGTTTACGGGGCCACGGGGCGTCGGAAAAACCACCTGTGCGCGGATTCTGGCCCGGAAGATCAACCAACCGGGGTATGACGATCCGAACGAAGATTTCACCTTCAATGTATTCGAACTCGATGCCGCGTCGAACAACTCAGTCGACGACATCCGGAACCTGATCGACCAGGTACGCATCCCGCCGCAGACCGGACAATATAAAGTATACATCATCGACGAGGTGCACATGCTGTCGTCGGCCGCCTTCAACGCCTTTCTCAAAACACTGGAGGAACCGCCGAAACATGCCATCTTCATCCTGGCGACGACCGAGAAACACAAAATCCTGCCGACCATTTTGTCGCGCTGCCAGATCTTCGACTTCCGCCGTATCACCGTGCAGGATGCCAAAGAACACCTGGCGGATGTGGCGAAAAGCCAGGGCGTGACCTTCGAAGACGATGCCCTGCACATCATCGCCCAAAAGGCTGACGGTGCCATGCGCGATGCCCTCTCGATTTTTGACCGGGTGGTATCGTATTGCGGCAACCACTTAACGCGACAGGCGGTAGCGGAGAACCTCAACGTACTCGACTACGAAACCTATGTGCGGGTCACCGACCTTATCCTGGCCAACCGTATTCCTGACCTGCTGCTCGCCTATAACGACGTGCTGGCACGCGGGTTTGACGGACACCATTTCATCGCCGGACTCGCCTCGCATTTCCGCGACCTGTTGGTGTGCCAGACACCTTCTACCCTGCCGTTACTCGAAGCGGGTGAAGCGGCCCAACGCCTTTACGCGGCCCAATGCCAGAAAGCCGATGCACGCACCTGGCTGACCTTCATCGATATCGCGAATGATTGCGATCTCAAATACAAAACCTCACAAAACCAGCGCCTGCTGGTAGAACTTTGCCTCATGCAACTTGCCTCGGTCACTTTTGACGGAGAAAAAAAAAAGTTGACGGGTATATAA